The DNA window taagaatGCTAAACTTGAAGATTTCATACAATGACCCAATTgttcctattaaaaaaaaactacctcTATTGAACACTTGCGATAGGGATAGGATCCGTTTTTTATGACATAGGAGGCAAACTAAGCAGACGCAGCACCGCCGCCCATGTACACGCGAAATACCAAGAAGGGTTGTATGGCCTTTGAAGGAGACTACTCTATCCcaaaataccgcaggcgacattTTATTCTACAGGCAAATAATGTACGAAACTATCCAAGCATTCTTATCTACAATTTGATCTGTTCACAAGGGCGGATCCAGGGCCCAGTTTGTAGTAAATTTCCAGATAAGTATAAAAATATCTTTTACCTTTCAAACAAGCAAAATGTAGGTTCAACACTGCCGATCTTACGTCCCCAGCCGAAGAATTAACAACACAGTCAACAAGGTCTGCCGTTGGTTTGTTGTACATGGTGGTATGATTTTTACTAATTATTTCTGAGACTCGCTTTAAGGCGGATTTTAGCCCTGTGACTGATACTGCATTCAAtctgaaatcaatatttaataacatacttatatgtaactgtttttgagaaaataatgTGTTCTAAAAGCGCATAATCTCAATTTAGGCCACACCATTCAAgcagcacattttttttttactttaatagGTAGAGATGTTTGACCACAATCACACAGTTATAGTAGAAGAATGAAATATTACGTGATGTGATGTATCTTGAATTGCTCCTTCAAACTTGGTGTAAATAGATTTGCAGCAGTATTCTTACTATCAGTATGACTTTCTGAACATATGAAGACAAGGGGTGATTTCGCTCTTTGTTTATAttgactgaaaaaaaaaacaagatataggtaaaatatctgacagtaaaatttaaattattgcactgtacatttaatgtgagttatttttaattttttacttaCTGTAGAACATCTGTAAATTCAGACGGAGTTCTTATAAATGTGTTTGGTAAATCTTCAACCAATACCAGTTTGCTACTGTTGTTATCTAGCAGTGATGTAAAATTAGCTGCATTCAATATGAAGTCAAGGAATTTTGTAGATTGTTTTTCTTTAAACTGGTAATCTCctgaaaaagaaaaattaatgAAGACAATAGTAATATGATAACCATTCAGCAATAGTTATTAAATACCTTTAGGACTTAGTAGAATTATAGATCATATGGTATATCCTCTTTGAGGGTTTGGATGGAGTTTTTCATAATTAATGTTTAAGTACACCTTAAATCCATTTTATTTAACACTTTTTTCATGTCTGATATTGAAGAATCTCCAAAGCGAGTGTCCAGTAAAGTCTAAGTAAACTTGAGGTTAACAACTATGCTGATGAAAAATGGTGGGTGGGCAGTCCCCAAACTAAACAGATACCTTATTTAACTAAATTCTTTAAACATACCATATTCTGTAGGTATATCAATATCCAGGGGTGTAATCCACTCGGTAACTTTTACTTTGTATTTAGCAGCTAGAGTCCGCACTGTTATAGTCTTCCCACAACCTACAGGGCCCGTGAGAAGTAATATTTCACTATTGTTGTGTTGAATATTAAGTTTTAACCAGTCTTCAATTTCTTGTATCTTTTTACTATTAACAGCTAAGTCTTCCACTGAAACTGGATCAAAGTTCTTCATCCAATTCTTGTGATTAATGTTAATAGGTGTTTTATTTTCAGTGTCCGATGAGTTTATGCATGTATTCTGAAAATATGTGTGAAAGCTTAGGAGAATAAGTTTAAAGCTTTAAGGTCTAATAACTATAACAGATAACAAGGCTAAATACTTCTTTGACGGGGGTTCTGGAGTTAGGCAAGAATTTATCTTTGCTTTTTCGCCGTTTCGCAGGAGGAACGTCGTCTTCGAAGTCGAAGATTGGCTTGAACCATTTCTTTTCCTGGTAACAATTTTCAATATTAGGAAATAAATAATCAAACATTAGTTTATCAAATGTACAGTAATTAAAGTGTATTACTTTTTGCATGGCCATTGTTGCCTTCAACTTTAGttgtttaaatattatgtactcaataataataaaaaaacattgaatTGAACTTCAATTTCCAACGTATCGAACACTATTGATTGACAGGACATGACAGTCAGCTGAGCGTGCTGAAACCTGACAGTTTGAAGAAGTCTTTTCCTCAtgtaggaaataaataaattcatatcTTATGATCATTTGAATTTTATTAAGATTAATTTTCTAATACGGTTAAATATCTCACTACCATAAGTTTTATGATATTGTTCATCTATTAAACCtccaatattattatttattgtgcaattctaaatttttatttcggtgCAAATCtttttttggtaaaaaaatacaacctGGACATAACAGTTCATTTACGAAGAATGCAAAGCAACAAATTGGCATGTATACTATAATATTGTAAGAAATACCAGTAAATATATATTCAACTCCCAAAATATACATTGAATTCGTTCAATGTATTACATTCATCATATATCTAATACAACTACAGTTAGGACCATATGAAGCAAAAATATCATGCGTAGATTTTTTCCAATTCGCCAACTTCACAAACACAACACTTGTCTGTTCTTACGTAAATTTTgtgtattaaaattttattttataagcgTACAGTGGCATAATTCGATCAATTAGTTTATGTTCTGTGAAAGCTTGTAAGTTTATCAGCATGCAACTGTTTAAGTTATCACTAAATAGAATTGAATGCGTTGTACATTTGCGTACATAAATACATAACCAAAACATTTTCAGGTAATCATGCAGGCTATTAAAGCGCTGGGAGCGACGGCTCCTAAGGCTCTTTCTGTAGTGAAGAAAGGTGCATTTGCTCCCATCGTAGACCAAGTCCGTCAAACTCATATGCCTGTTCCGAACCCGAACGAGAAGCGCCCATACTCTCCTTTCCAAGATGCTAGTAACTTGGCAGAGATTGCTGTCGCCAGGTTGGACGATCTCCTAAACTGGGGTAGAAAGGGCTCAATTTGGCCCATGACCTTTGGTTTAGCTTGCTGTGCCGTGGAAATGATGCACATCGCCGCTCCTCGCTATGACATGGACAGGTACTTAGAAAcattagataaataaatacaactgAGCACTctttaggcttgtgccgtttcgttcgttgatcggagcgctccgatctcgttcaatcgctcccacgaactagttcgctcttttaggtcatttgctcatttagttcagccagaccagcgaccactgaggtcggaaagatcagaacgaatgggaccgaatagtgtaaaaatgatacgaatagtccacagacagtaacattccgggccgaaaggttgtaagtaaccaaagctgaactaaatgagcaaagaccgattctcagagcacggaaagattcagttcatttcggtcattgatgggattttattcctaacagttcatagttcgtgaacgacacaagcctagcaCTCTTATTCTGCTTATTTTATTCTTCAAGGATCCCAGGAGGTCTAGCACAGCTTTCGTTTTCGAGCGCGTACtaaagcgcgacttcaagtatgcaATCAATTACAAAAGCACAAGTTGTTCTAAATTGGCAAGCAGTTGAAGTAGCATACTTGAAGAGAGGTTTGCTCAGCAGCATAAAGGGCTATATGATGTTCTAATATGCTATAGAAGTTAATATAAATCTTAAATTGTTTTTCtccataaataattaatatcaacttaaaataaaactgtaTTGAAAAATTAAGAACAGAAAGCTTAGTAAAGCAATTCATTAGCTTATTACCAACATAGAACAAGTACACTGTCGAGCAACCCGCTAAACCTGGGTGGTCAGTGCTcctaatggtgctcccacactcgTACCTTAattataaatttgtttttaatgtCATGTTTTCTATTTCAGATATGGTGTTGTGTTCCGTGCATCTCCTCGCCAGTCTGATGTCATGATTGTCGCAGGGACCTTGACTAACAAGATGGCACCAGCTCTTAGGAAAGTATATGACCAGATGCCTGATCCCAGATGGGTCATCTCCATGGGAAGCTGTGCCAATGGCGGTGGATATTATCACTACTCCTACTCTGTTGTAAGGTAAATACTAGACATCAAAGATTTCAAACTGGGTTACTTCCTTACTACatcatttgtgagtgtgtttcgTAAAATGTCCCACGTTGTTGGTTACCATTAAAGCGAGATTtaattgtatctttatatgaataaactgacaaagcggctttatagcaatcaacaaagtgggacCTTTTCCCGTGCATACTCACATTgtaagtgtgtttagtaaaacatccCACTTAGTTGATTGCTATaacagggtgtccactactaaacccaaaaaaaaatccctgacttttccctgactttccatgaccatttaagaaaatttccctgaccaaattttattcaactattaccacttttgcttagagttgcaaaaaaaaaacggttttttttttctatcttgaaaaaaaaaacctgaaaaaaataagtttttaccatacctcaaaaaggaaaaacggaatccttataggatcactcgtgcgtctgtctgtccgtctgtcacagatttttttttctggaatatgtttgttttctaaagtacgaaatattaaaatttgcaagacagttcatacttttattacctacggtttttttatctttatgttaactttaaaactttaatttctggttttataaaactaacatgaACGAAAtcctgtagttggtagttatcgccaTTTACTTTTGGCTATACCAGTGCCGGCTCGTGCACTatatcagggtagagcgagttagAGTTTCGGCGCCTTAACACATTGGACACCGCGTACCCGACAATCGGGTACTCGTAAACTTTACTCAGATGCCGGCATACCCGATAGTCGAGCAAGAGCTATAAACCTTCACGCGACGCCAACGTACCCGATAGTCGGGCAAGCTTTGCATCTTCGCTACCTCAGGGCTGCCACTGACTGTCTTCTGATTATAATGTACTTATGTGGTCGAAAAGTTGGTACAgttgattattatatttattaattcactttgtatttttatttactttacctaatgcgattacaaaataataattcttaTTAGTTGGTTACGTTAAATCGCATACACGGGTATGTATCAATAGGAGTTAGAATTTTCGTAAATCGTACAACCTAATTTGTGTTTACGAATATTTAAGAGTGATAGAGTAGGTACTCATAGGATGATTTTAGTGAAACAAAATTCGGAGAAAAATAAACCAAGAAATTCAACTAAGAACCTAACAACATTCTAATTTCTAAGCGGCAGTTCTCAGAAAAAGACAATAGGTCAGTCATAAAACAGCACTGCACTGCAACTGCGTGGAAGCAAAACGTAACAAGTAGCTTTGAATAGTTACGATAATTAGTACGCTAGTACACATACCATAAGGTCGCAATTTCTTTGACAAAAGAATGTAGTTACTGTGATCATACACTTAACCCTGGAGATGTTGTTTACCATCCCTTATCTATTTGAAGTTTGCGACTCGGGTTTTTCACACCGGTCACGGTGTAAAATTTGCAATCCGAGCCATTCCGTAATGGTTTGTGATGTGCTTTGGACgttgttgtgttgtgttaatttttattttgacgacTATCGGCTTGTTTCTGGACAACTGTGACTTCTGCTTTCTTACTGGACTTTGTGGTTTTGCCTCTGATTGGAATTGATAATTAATTTGGTTGTTTCTACTACGACGATGGCGAATGCTCGTGGTCCTGATGACATTGAGCGagacttaataaatatattcgGCGAGGATGCAGTAGTTGATGAGCACAACTCTCAGCCACAATTACGCGAAGAGGAGTTAACTTCACTGTTGAATTTAGGAATTTCGTACATTAGCAATTTTGATTTTCGATGTCATGTCTTTCGGAATTTCGTACTTAGAACATTTGATTTTCGACATTGTGCTACGCACTCTTTCATTTTATGCACGTATACGAAAGTTACTTGGCACAGCCCTGAGCGTCCGCCGCTTGCCCGACTATCGGGTTCGCGGCGTCCGGCATTGAGTTGCACGTCGTTGCCCGACTATCGGGTACTGTCGGTTTCTGGGGTATTGTTCGAAATTTAGCCTGGTTGCGAAAGTGTTTTTCAGGGGTTGTGATAGAATCGTACCCGTCGACATCTACGTACCCG is part of the Leguminivora glycinivorella isolate SPB_JAAS2020 chromosome 10, LegGlyc_1.1, whole genome shotgun sequence genome and encodes:
- the LOC125230227 gene encoding NADH-quinone oxidoreductase subunit B 2-like, whose protein sequence is MQAIKALGATAPKALSVVKKGAFAPIVDQVRQTHMPVPNPNEKRPYSPFQDASNLAEIAVARLDDLLNWGRKGSIWPMTFGLACCAVEMMHIAAPRYDMDRYGVVFRASPRQSDVMIVAGTLTNKMAPALRKVYDQMPDPRWVISMGSCANGGGYYHYSYSVVRGCDRIVPVDIYVPGCPPSAEALLYGVLQLQKKVKRMKTIQIWYRK
- the LOC125230548 gene encoding cell cycle checkpoint protein RAD17, producing MAMQKEKKWFKPIFDFEDDVPPAKRRKSKDKFLPNSRTPVKENTCINSSDTENKTPININHKNWMKNFDPVSVEDLAVNSKKIQEIEDWLKLNIQHNNSEILLLTGPVGCGKTITVRTLAAKYKVKVTEWITPLDIDIPTEYGDYQFKEKQSTKFLDFILNAANFTSLLDNNSSKLVLVEDLPNTFIRTPSEFTDVLHQYKQRAKSPLVFICSESHTDSKNTAANLFTPSLKEQFKIHHITLNAVSVTGLKSALKRVSEIISKNHTTMYNKPTADLVDCVVNSSAGDVRSAVLNLHFACLKGSYQSLETDTIIEKETKSKKTANSKKKPPSSKFVSLGKDQTVSILHGVGRVLNPKVVVNEKGSKQLTHRPTEIIDQFLSQPSSFVNFLEENYLSHYSSIDHVVGAALSLSDADFMLGEWREKMCQEYGLYTAVAGLMVANKAPVSAWNPVRGPKNMKIQYPSLQELPLLEPNYLYKGKILVADYQTYCKIIDKKQ